The Mercenaria mercenaria strain notata chromosome 1, MADL_Memer_1, whole genome shotgun sequence nucleotide sequence caagtttgatgaagatccatttggcagttcatgagaagaagtcatttaaaggtatttctatttttagctctggcagaccCTAAAAGAAGCCAAGTgtcccaatttgaacaaacttgggagaggaccatatcacaatgctacagactaagtttgatgaaagatccattaagcggttcatgggaagaagtcgttaaaaggtatttctatttttagctctagcggcccctaaaaggggcctagttcccccatttgaacaaatttgatagaggaccatataatgatgctaaagactaagtttgatgaagatcaatccagCGCTTCAtgttaagaagttgtttaaatatatttctatttctagctctagcggcccctaaatgGGTCCAAGTGCCCTaatctgaacaaatttgggaaaggatcttataatgatgctacagactaagtttgatgaagatccattaagaggttcatgagaagaagtcgtttaaagttttttttctattttaagctctagcggcccctaaaaggggccaagtatccccatttgaacaaatatgtaagagaactttataatgatgctacagaccaagtttgatgaagatccatttggcagttcatgagaagaagttgtttaaaagtatttctatttttagctctagcggtccctaaaatccaagtgcccccatttgaacaaacttgatagagggcctcaccaggatgctacagaccaaatttggtgttattctgaccagcagtttcagagatgTTTCAGTAAAAATTTGGACGACGGACGATTCTTAGGACGACACACGgtttaatgtttaatatttacagaaaatcATTTGCTTTGTTTTTATTAGTTTATATTTATGTACGCAATCACCTACATGTCAAATTTTTACTGCTGTACAACCACATGAATTCAAGATCTCACTTTCACTCGTGGACTTGTTGCAATCAACCAAACCGCTTTATTCTGCATTTATACCATTCCACTTCAATTCAGTGTTCACTCAATAAATCACTTCACTTCAATACACGCTGTTTCACTATATACTTCTATTCACTCCACTCCAAGCTTCACTGGATATTCTGATCACAGTTAAAGGTCAATTTaatagttttatcattatttcCTTTTAGGTCTAGTGGTAACTGTATATTAAGAATTTAAGCACAGTACAACTAAATGCTCGACAAATAGTGGGATAAGATTttctaaatcattttaataactgCACATCAGtgcttgtttaaaaaaatatttaagagaaCGAAATACAACAGCTTTGATTAAAAGTATGAGGAAAATatttacgaccgccacacggcacaaacaacgctgctttgataatacaatagaaaaagtggaatatcatGTTTAGGTTCTTTTTGGCTGGCTGTATAACACAATATATGTAATACAGTTTAACTGTTTCCAATGGATGAAGGCATGAATGGATGACACTGTTTCGACTGTTATATGATAATGAAAAACATTTGCCTTGTCCTTGGATAGAAATTTCGACCTTTTGACCTACAGCCTTTTGCTCCTTCTACAGAGCTTATCAGACGGATTTGCTCATACTATTTAGAGACACCAAAGTCTTAATTTTTAGCAGTATGAAACATTCGCATGAGCATCAGTTTTGCACTTATTTGTGTTATACATTATAAAGGGGAAAAAAGGTATGAATAATCATGtttaagttaaaagttaaaagtaaCATATCTTGAACAAAACTATATCATTCTTGAATATGGTAAGATAAAGGCGCCGTGTGTGCAATGTACATCAAATTAGAAATGTGTTAGAGCTTACCTCAGAGGTTAATTTATGTTTTGTCTGCACCGTTTCAATGTTTTGAACAATTGACCACTTGTTTCCAGGTTTTTGATGAAGCTCTAGTTTAACTACCAGAACTTCATAAATGATTACAATTGTTTTGTTAATCAACGATCACCGTCCTGTAACCAATTCAAgcttttttgcttttaaaaatattCGCCATTCTCAATTTCCCTCGAAAAACCAGAAACTAAATTCTGAAGTTCAGTATCTCCATTTTGTGTGAACCCTAGATCATTTAAAAGGTGATGTTCATACGAAAGTTCGGCCTGGTGAAGTGATTCAGAAGGAATACCCCGAAACAGATCAAACCGAAGAGCATCCTGTTGAAATGGGTAGTATGTAAACATACGCTGGATCAGCGAATTGGAATAAAAGAAGTGTGGAAGCCGTTTCCTTTGGAGAGTAGTACGTAGTAGGGACAATAAGCAGCCAAGAGCCCGTTTAGCACTATAAATCTGTATTGGATTGATGTGGCAGGTGTATAGGATCAGATAAAATGCTATCTGTTTCAGATGATACGACTTCAAGACTGTAGTAATCGGCGGAGGAGGTCGATTCTCATTTTTGGCTATCGTCTTCGTTTTTGTGAAGTATGTTTTCAATAAGCGTAGCGCCGTCAGTATGTATCGCTGTTTTTGGTTTGTTCGTGCAACATCTAAAGTGTATCTTTCGTAGCCAGCTGAATTGATGTGCCATACTATTTTTTGGTTTGCAATTTCCAACGACTTTGCAGCATCTTCCTCTTTCCATTTGCAGACAGCATGTACGACAGCATTTACTGGATTACCGTTGTAGTGTGTAGTTTGATCAATTCTTAGACGTATGGCGGGAACAATGTCCAAATCTATTTCTCGGACAACTTCACTAGGATTTCGTATTTGACCTTGCCTCATAAACAGTTCATTAGCGGCATCGTCGAAGCAGATTCTTATGTTGACAGCGGGTGGGTTCATTCTTCTCGTGATGTGAAAATTGATATTCTGTCTGCACGCCATCGCTACGACTTTCTCTTCAATAGCAAGGGAAGATTGATCGATCAAGGATTCAAATACTGCCTGATGTAACATTCGTGAGCTGAGATAAATGATTCCCTGGGTGTCTTCCTCAAAGACACCTTCCTGCCAAAGCTCTGGATACCTATTCTGAAGAACCTCGCGTCCTTGATCTACTTGAAGATAGCAAAAGCCAGGGACGTATTTTCTGTTCTTGAAAATGCGCTTTTCTGATAGCTGTAACCCCTCGATATGAAACTCAATTAGTGTATCAAACTCGTCCGGTTTGATAACTTTCAAGCCATCACGTGAACTGCCTTGACGGATGTATGAATCAATTCTCAAGTGTTTGTAATGTGCTGCAGCCCTTGCTCGCAAATCCTTCAGTAACAAATCCATAACTGCATCAACTGTATCTCGCGAACGAGCCCATTCTCTCCGCCCAAAATCTATTTCACCTACAAGTATAGGACACAAAGATATATACTGGTTTTGTCTTAAAGGTCCgttaatataaagtttatagtGTATAGTTAACATACCATACCACTGAATTTAAAAGgttcttttgttaaaaagcatCTTTTTCATTATTGATCTATTCGTACTCAAAATCAATGTTTTTCAAGctttattatttagtttatatGTCACTTTGTATATtcataaaacatcatttttttgcttcattattttgtattattgtgTATATACATCTTTTATCTATGTTT carries:
- the LOC123545672 gene encoding uncharacterized protein LOC123545672, yielding MAVNYGGVSEEDINRALKAVAESGDTDDISQPGQLGSALNQWQRPITDFGNEPQWVASRYIGEIDFGRREWARSRDTVDAVMDLLLKDLRARAAAHYKHLRIDSYIRQGSSRDGLKVIKPDEFDTLIEFHIEGLQLSEKRIFKNRKYVPGFCYLQVDQGREVLQNRYPELWQEGVFEEDTQGIIYLSSRMLHQAVFESLIDQSSLAIEEKVVAMACRQNINFHITRRMNPPAVNIRICFDDAANELFMRQGQIRNPSEVVREIDLDIVPAIRLRIDQTTHYNGNPVNAVVHAVCKWKEEDAAKSLEIANQKIVWHINSAGYERYTLDVARTNQKQRYILTALRLLKTYFTKTKTIAKNENRPPPPITTVLKSYHLKQIAFYLILYTCHINPIQIYSAKRALGCLLSLLRTTLQRKRLPHFFYSNSLIQRMFTYYPFQQDALRFDLFRGIPSESLHQAELSYEHHLLNDLGFTQNGDTELQNLVSGFSREIENGEYF